A region of Rhinoraja longicauda isolate Sanriku21f chromosome 1, sRhiLon1.1, whole genome shotgun sequence DNA encodes the following proteins:
- the tpgs2 gene encoding tubulin polyglutamylase complex subunit 2 isoform X1 codes for MEDDKIMNLKDLVDRLTFGVTRILESRPGVTEVRYVEKEPAERHMIVSWEQKYCCSLPEDLRNFYLMTDGFLMTWSIKFDGSNMQLGTMLINSVSALCRLGTTSIYSLPNAATLADLESDTEDEDKEEPITKPHFNSQCRIFELDSCDGNGRVCLVYKNTQSGVVSSCAEIWFLDRALYWHFLTDTFTSYYRLMLIHLGLPQWQYALTKYGISPQAKQWFNMYKPITYNSNVIADDDMAFINKLDPNQVFKNKNKLQPPRKKSCIPLAGPQKSLTSLVTNKNLSQMGSITTKKMIP; via the exons AAAGTCGACCTGGTGTGACAGAAGTTAGATATGTAGAAAAGGAGCCAGCAGAACGTCATATGATTGTTTCATGGGAACAG AAGTACTGTTGTTCACTCCCAGAGGATCTGAGGAACTTTTATCTAATGACCGATGGTTTTTTGATGACCTGGAGTATCAAATTTGATG GCAGTAACATGCAATTGGGAACAATGTTAATCAACAGTGTTTCAGCACTCTGTCGACTGGGCACAACATCCATTTACAGCTTGCCAAATGCAGCCACTTTGGCAGACCTAGAAAGTGATACAGAGGATGAAG ATAAAGAAGAACCGATCACGAAACCACATTTTAATTCACAATGTCGGATTTTTGAGTTGGACTCTTGTGATGGAAATGGGAGAGTTTGCCTTGTTTACAAAAACACCCAATCAG GAGTTGTATCTTCTTGTGCTGAAATCTGGTTCCTGGATAGAGCACTTTACTGGCATTTTTTAACTGATACATTCACAAGCTACTATCGACTTATGCTCATTCACTTGGGACTACCCCAATGGCAGTATGCACTAACAAAATATGGTATTAGTCCTCAGGCTAAG CAATGGTTCAATATGTACAAACCTATTACCTACAATTCCAATGTGATAGCAGATGACGACATGGCTTTCATTAATAAGCTGGATCCTAATCAAGTGTTtaagaacaaaaataaacttcaacCCCCAAGAAAAAAGTCTTGTATTCCACTAGCTGGACCACAGAAGAGTCTGACCAGTTTGGTCACGAACAAAAACTTATCTCAAATGGGAAGTATTACTACCAAAAAAATGATTCCTTGA
- the tpgs2 gene encoding tubulin polyglutamylase complex subunit 2 isoform X2 — protein sequence MIVSWEQKYCCSLPEDLRNFYLMTDGFLMTWSIKFDGSNMQLGTMLINSVSALCRLGTTSIYSLPNAATLADLESDTEDEDKEEPITKPHFNSQCRIFELDSCDGNGRVCLVYKNTQSGVVSSCAEIWFLDRALYWHFLTDTFTSYYRLMLIHLGLPQWQYALTKYGISPQAKQWFNMYKPITYNSNVIADDDMAFINKLDPNQVFKNKNKLQPPRKKSCIPLAGPQKSLTSLVTNKNLSQMGSITTKKMIP from the exons ATGATTGTTTCATGGGAACAG AAGTACTGTTGTTCACTCCCAGAGGATCTGAGGAACTTTTATCTAATGACCGATGGTTTTTTGATGACCTGGAGTATCAAATTTGATG GCAGTAACATGCAATTGGGAACAATGTTAATCAACAGTGTTTCAGCACTCTGTCGACTGGGCACAACATCCATTTACAGCTTGCCAAATGCAGCCACTTTGGCAGACCTAGAAAGTGATACAGAGGATGAAG ATAAAGAAGAACCGATCACGAAACCACATTTTAATTCACAATGTCGGATTTTTGAGTTGGACTCTTGTGATGGAAATGGGAGAGTTTGCCTTGTTTACAAAAACACCCAATCAG GAGTTGTATCTTCTTGTGCTGAAATCTGGTTCCTGGATAGAGCACTTTACTGGCATTTTTTAACTGATACATTCACAAGCTACTATCGACTTATGCTCATTCACTTGGGACTACCCCAATGGCAGTATGCACTAACAAAATATGGTATTAGTCCTCAGGCTAAG CAATGGTTCAATATGTACAAACCTATTACCTACAATTCCAATGTGATAGCAGATGACGACATGGCTTTCATTAATAAGCTGGATCCTAATCAAGTGTTtaagaacaaaaataaacttcaacCCCCAAGAAAAAAGTCTTGTATTCCACTAGCTGGACCACAGAAGAGTCTGACCAGTTTGGTCACGAACAAAAACTTATCTCAAATGGGAAGTATTACTACCAAAAAAATGATTCCTTGA